One segment of bacterium DNA contains the following:
- a CDS encoding ABC transporter substrate-binding protein, protein MKRSAVILLMLGLGTLLLPAGIVAQTKSTQVTIGIGSEPLTLMGATIVDWTTNAQLENVYDLLFTRDPKDEKIVPWLATGYKVIDDKTWEVTLRRDVRFHDRERFDANSVKFTFDYLLDPKNKTHYLPRFKRVQSVEVVNDSTVRFRTSEPYPSLLNDISLPGPFMLAPVYVQKVGIEYASSHPIGTGPFKFKEWVRGERLVLTKNPDYWAGPVKIDTVVFRVIPEFSARLAALLSGEIDVMKDVPPQAVDTVNRSGRATVRSTVSSRINYLALETLHPGPMQNVKVRQAINYAVDVDELIKTVLAGQSTRICDYVSRFDPAYTPAVKCYGYNPDKAKQLLVEAGFDPSKLTLTLDTPTGRYPLDKEVSEAIAAQLGKIGLTVRVQVNEWRSHLDKVINRKVGDMFFLGWGPDLEPTATIAQLFVGSLTYSSFGDPKIEEMIHKAEQITNPQANAAAYQKIQEALQPMAPWVPLWQQHDLYGVANWIKWQPRPDEKVWMWEATAK, encoded by the coding sequence CTGAGCCCCTGACGCTGATGGGTGCGACGATCGTGGACTGGACCACCAACGCCCAGCTCGAAAACGTCTACGATCTGCTGTTTACCCGAGATCCCAAGGACGAGAAGATCGTCCCCTGGCTCGCCACCGGATATAAGGTGATCGATGACAAGACCTGGGAGGTGACCCTCCGCCGTGACGTGCGCTTTCACGACAGGGAGCGGTTCGACGCGAACTCGGTGAAGTTCACCTTCGACTACCTCCTGGACCCCAAGAACAAGACCCACTACCTCCCGCGGTTCAAACGGGTCCAGAGCGTGGAGGTCGTGAACGACTCCACGGTGCGGTTCCGGACGTCGGAGCCCTACCCATCGCTGCTGAACGATATCTCGTTGCCGGGGCCGTTCATGCTCGCCCCGGTGTACGTGCAGAAGGTGGGGATCGAGTACGCTTCGTCCCACCCCATTGGCACCGGGCCGTTCAAGTTCAAAGAGTGGGTGCGCGGCGAGCGGTTGGTGCTGACCAAGAACCCCGACTATTGGGCCGGCCCCGTGAAGATCGACACGGTGGTCTTCCGGGTGATCCCCGAGTTCAGCGCTCGGCTGGCGGCGCTCCTCTCGGGGGAGATCGACGTGATGAAGGACGTCCCTCCCCAGGCCGTGGACACGGTCAACCGCAGCGGGCGGGCCACGGTGCGCTCCACCGTCAGTTCCCGGATCAACTATCTGGCGCTTGAGACGCTGCATCCCGGACCGATGCAGAATGTCAAAGTGCGCCAGGCGATCAACTACGCGGTCGACGTCGATGAATTGATCAAAACGGTGCTGGCCGGCCAGTCCACCAGGATTTGCGATTACGTGAGCCGGTTCGACCCCGCCTACACGCCGGCCGTCAAGTGCTACGGCTACAATCCCGACAAGGCGAAGCAACTGCTGGTCGAGGCCGGGTTCGATCCGAGCAAGCTCACCCTGACCCTGGACACCCCGACCGGACGGTATCCGCTCGACAAGGAGGTCTCAGAAGCGATCGCCGCGCAACTCGGCAAGATTGGGCTGACCGTTCGCGTGCAGGTCAACGAGTGGCGCAGCCACCTGGACAAGGTCATCAACCGCAAAGTCGGCGACATGTTCTTCCTCGGGTGGGGGCCCGACCTGGAGCCGACCGCCACGATCGCCCAGTTGTTCGTCGGGAGCCTGACCTACAGCAGCTTCGGCGATCCGAAGATCGAGGAGATGATCCACAAGGCCGAGCAGATCACGAACCCGCAGGCGAACGCCGCCGCGTACCAAAAAATCCAGGAGGCTCTCCAGCCGATGGCGCCCTGGGTGCCGTTGTGGCAGCAGCACGATCTCTATGGCGTGGCCAACTGGATCAAGTGGCAACCTCGGCCAGACGAGAAGGTTTGGATGTGGGAGGCGACTGCGAAGTAG